A single region of the Pseudokineococcus lusitanus genome encodes:
- a CDS encoding SDR family NAD(P)-dependent oxidoreductase, producing the protein MATALVTGGSSGIGEAFARELARRGHDLVLVARDRSRLERTAEELRRRAVHVEVMTADLADRDDVRRVAERLEDPARPVDLLVNNAGFGVHARLLDEDTSVHERALDVMCRTVLVLGGAAGRAMRARGHGGVLNVSSVAGYATMGGYSAVKSWVTTYTESLSNELRGTGVAVSAVCPGFVRTEFHERAGLRMSSMPDVGWLDADDVVVTALDDLARGRVLSVPSRRYAVVTQLARHAPRGVVRWASRALVSSRS; encoded by the coding sequence GGCCACGACCTCGTCCTCGTGGCCCGGGACCGCTCCCGCCTCGAGCGCACCGCGGAGGAGCTGCGCCGGCGGGCGGTCCACGTCGAGGTGATGACCGCGGACCTCGCCGACCGCGACGACGTCCGCCGCGTCGCCGAGCGTCTCGAGGACCCGGCGCGGCCGGTCGACCTCCTCGTCAACAACGCCGGCTTCGGCGTGCACGCCCGGCTGCTCGACGAGGACACCTCCGTGCACGAGCGCGCCCTCGACGTCATGTGCCGCACGGTGCTCGTGCTGGGCGGCGCCGCCGGGCGGGCCATGCGGGCCCGCGGCCACGGCGGGGTGCTCAACGTCTCCAGCGTCGCCGGCTACGCCACGATGGGCGGCTACTCGGCGGTGAAGTCGTGGGTGACCACGTACACCGAGAGCCTCTCGAACGAGCTGCGCGGCACCGGCGTCGCGGTCAGCGCGGTCTGCCCGGGCTTCGTCCGTACCGAGTTCCACGAGCGGGCGGGCCTGCGGATGAGCAGCATGCCCGACGTCGGCTGGCTCGACGCCGACGACGTCGTCGTCACCGCGCTCGACGACCTGGCCCGCGGTCGCGTGCTCTCGGTGCCGTCGCGGCGGTACGCCGTCGTCACCCAGCTGGCGCGCCACGCCCCGCGGGGCGTGGTCCGGTGGGCGTCGCGCGCGCTGGTGAGCTCGCGCAGCTGA